A window of the Neofelis nebulosa isolate mNeoNeb1 chromosome 13, mNeoNeb1.pri, whole genome shotgun sequence genome harbors these coding sequences:
- the PRXL2A gene encoding peroxiredoxin-like 2A isoform X2, protein MDPSFFTMGMWSIGAGALGAAALALFLANTDVFLPKSRRATLEYLEDIDLKTLEKEPRTFKAKELWEKNGAVIMAVRRPGCFLCREEAADLSSLKPKLDELGVPLYAVVKEQIRTEVKDFQPYFKGEIFLDEKKKFYGPQKRKMVFMGFVRLGVWYNFFRAWNGGFSGNLEGEGFILGGVFVVGPGKQGLLLEHREKEFGDKVNLVSVLEAARKIQPQTSASETK, encoded by the exons ATG GATCCGAGCTTCTTCACCATGGGGATGTGGTCCATTGGCGCCGGGGCCCTGGGGGCGGCTGCCTTGGCACTGTTCCTGGCCAACACGGACGTGTTTCTGCCCAAGTCCCGGAGAGCAACGCTGGAGTATCTGGAGGACATAGACCTGAAAACGCTGGAGAAGG AACCAAGGACTTTCAAAGCAAAGGAGCTCTGGGAAAAGAACGGAGCGGTGATTATGGCTGTACGCAGGCCAGGCTGCTTCCTCTGTCGAGAG GAGGCTGCAGACCTGTCCTCCCTGAAGCCCAAGTTGGACGAGCTGGGAGTCCCCCTGTACGCAGTGGTGAAGGAGCAGATCAGGACTGAAGTGAAGGACTTCCAGCCTTACTTCAAAGGAGAAATCTTCCTGGACGAAAAG AAAAAGTTCTACGGTCCCCAAAAGCGGAAGATGGTGTTCATGGGATTTGTCCGTCTGGGTGTCTGGTACAACTTCTTCCGGGCCTGGAACGGAGGCTTCTCTGGAAACCTGGAAGGCGAAGGCTTCATCCTTGGGGGAGTTTTTGTGGTGGGGCCAGGAAAGCAG GGCCTTCTTCTTGAGCACCGAGAAAAAGAATTTGGAGACAAAGTAAACCTGGTTTCTGTTCTGGAAGCTGCTAGGAAGATCCAACCACAGACTTCGGCCTCAGAGACAAAGTGA
- the PRXL2A gene encoding peroxiredoxin-like 2A isoform X1 — MSFLQDPSFFTMGMWSIGAGALGAAALALFLANTDVFLPKSRRATLEYLEDIDLKTLEKEPRTFKAKELWEKNGAVIMAVRRPGCFLCREEAADLSSLKPKLDELGVPLYAVVKEQIRTEVKDFQPYFKGEIFLDEKKKFYGPQKRKMVFMGFVRLGVWYNFFRAWNGGFSGNLEGEGFILGGVFVVGPGKQGLLLEHREKEFGDKVNLVSVLEAARKIQPQTSASETK; from the exons ATGTCTTTCCTCCAGGATCCGAGCTTCTTCACCATGGGGATGTGGTCCATTGGCGCCGGGGCCCTGGGGGCGGCTGCCTTGGCACTGTTCCTGGCCAACACGGACGTGTTTCTGCCCAAGTCCCGGAGAGCAACGCTGGAGTATCTGGAGGACATAGACCTGAAAACGCTGGAGAAGG AACCAAGGACTTTCAAAGCAAAGGAGCTCTGGGAAAAGAACGGAGCGGTGATTATGGCTGTACGCAGGCCAGGCTGCTTCCTCTGTCGAGAG GAGGCTGCAGACCTGTCCTCCCTGAAGCCCAAGTTGGACGAGCTGGGAGTCCCCCTGTACGCAGTGGTGAAGGAGCAGATCAGGACTGAAGTGAAGGACTTCCAGCCTTACTTCAAAGGAGAAATCTTCCTGGACGAAAAG AAAAAGTTCTACGGTCCCCAAAAGCGGAAGATGGTGTTCATGGGATTTGTCCGTCTGGGTGTCTGGTACAACTTCTTCCGGGCCTGGAACGGAGGCTTCTCTGGAAACCTGGAAGGCGAAGGCTTCATCCTTGGGGGAGTTTTTGTGGTGGGGCCAGGAAAGCAG GGCCTTCTTCTTGAGCACCGAGAAAAAGAATTTGGAGACAAAGTAAACCTGGTTTCTGTTCTGGAAGCTGCTAGGAAGATCCAACCACAGACTTCGGCCTCAGAGACAAAGTGA
- the PRXL2A gene encoding peroxiredoxin-like 2A isoform X3, which yields MGMWSIGAGALGAAALALFLANTDVFLPKSRRATLEYLEDIDLKTLEKEPRTFKAKELWEKNGAVIMAVRRPGCFLCREEAADLSSLKPKLDELGVPLYAVVKEQIRTEVKDFQPYFKGEIFLDEKKKFYGPQKRKMVFMGFVRLGVWYNFFRAWNGGFSGNLEGEGFILGGVFVVGPGKQGLLLEHREKEFGDKVNLVSVLEAARKIQPQTSASETK from the exons ATGGGGATGTGGTCCATTGGCGCCGGGGCCCTGGGGGCGGCTGCCTTGGCACTGTTCCTGGCCAACACGGACGTGTTTCTGCCCAAGTCCCGGAGAGCAACGCTGGAGTATCTGGAGGACATAGACCTGAAAACGCTGGAGAAGG AACCAAGGACTTTCAAAGCAAAGGAGCTCTGGGAAAAGAACGGAGCGGTGATTATGGCTGTACGCAGGCCAGGCTGCTTCCTCTGTCGAGAG GAGGCTGCAGACCTGTCCTCCCTGAAGCCCAAGTTGGACGAGCTGGGAGTCCCCCTGTACGCAGTGGTGAAGGAGCAGATCAGGACTGAAGTGAAGGACTTCCAGCCTTACTTCAAAGGAGAAATCTTCCTGGACGAAAAG AAAAAGTTCTACGGTCCCCAAAAGCGGAAGATGGTGTTCATGGGATTTGTCCGTCTGGGTGTCTGGTACAACTTCTTCCGGGCCTGGAACGGAGGCTTCTCTGGAAACCTGGAAGGCGAAGGCTTCATCCTTGGGGGAGTTTTTGTGGTGGGGCCAGGAAAGCAG GGCCTTCTTCTTGAGCACCGAGAAAAAGAATTTGGAGACAAAGTAAACCTGGTTTCTGTTCTGGAAGCTGCTAGGAAGATCCAACCACAGACTTCGGCCTCAGAGACAAAGTGA